One part of the Mycolicibacterium aromaticivorans JS19b1 = JCM 16368 genome encodes these proteins:
- the pheT gene encoding phenylalanine--tRNA ligase subunit beta translates to MRLPYSWLREVVQRGAPDWDVEPHDLEQALIRVGHEVEDIVALGPVSGPLTIGRVTAIEELTEFKKPIRACKVDVGEDGDRDIVCGATNFAVDDLVVVALPGTTLPGDFHIASRKTYGRLSDGMICSTAELGLGSDHSGILVLPPDTAEPGADGIGVLGLDDVIFDLAVTPDRGYGMSVRGIAREIACAYDLDYGDPADIPPLPAEGVALPVTVEPETGVSRFALRPVTGINPNALSPWWLRRRLMLCGIRPISPAVDVTNYVMLELGHPMHAHDRSRINGEFVVRFAKPGETVVTLDDIERKLDPADVLIVDDVATAAIGGVMGAGTTEIDDDSTDILLEAAVWDPAAVSRTIRRLHLVSEAGRRYERSVDPAISVAAVDRCARLLASIAGGTIEPTLTDWRGDPPRDNWSPPPVRIRFDLPDQLAGVEYDGGTTVRRLTQIGAEVTEDEADPAILVVTPPSWRPDLAQPADLVEEVLRLEGLDKIPSVLPTAPAGRGLTAAQKRRRAVGKALGLSGFVEVLPTPFLPAGVFDAWGLPDRDPRRVTTTVLNPLEADRPSLATTLLPALLEALSRNVSRGFGDVALFSIAQVVYPTDQTTGVELIPTHRRPSDEEIAALDASLPSQPVHVGAVLTGLREPRGPWGPGRAVEAADAFEAVRTIARACGVDVTLRAAQYLPWHPGRCAEVLVDGQVVGHAGQLHPSVIERSGLPKGTCALELDLDAVPIVQTLPAPRVSPFPAVFQDVSLVVAGDVSAAAVVDAVRDGAGELLEDVALFDVYTGPQIGADRKSLTLALRFRAPDRTLTEDEASAARDAAVAAAAERVGAELRG, encoded by the coding sequence ATGCGCCTTCCCTACAGCTGGCTGCGTGAAGTCGTGCAGCGCGGCGCACCCGACTGGGATGTCGAACCGCACGACCTCGAACAGGCCCTCATCCGCGTCGGCCACGAGGTTGAGGACATCGTCGCCCTCGGCCCGGTGAGTGGTCCGCTGACCATCGGGCGGGTCACCGCCATCGAAGAACTCACCGAGTTCAAGAAACCCATCCGGGCCTGCAAGGTTGATGTCGGTGAGGACGGGGATCGCGATATCGTCTGCGGTGCGACGAACTTCGCGGTAGATGATCTTGTTGTCGTCGCGCTTCCCGGCACCACGCTTCCGGGTGATTTTCACATCGCCAGCCGCAAGACCTATGGCCGGCTCTCCGACGGCATGATCTGCTCGACGGCCGAATTGGGTTTGGGTTCCGATCATTCCGGCATTCTCGTGCTGCCGCCGGACACCGCTGAGCCTGGTGCGGACGGTATCGGCGTGCTCGGGCTCGACGACGTGATCTTCGACCTGGCGGTGACCCCGGACCGCGGTTACGGCATGTCGGTGCGTGGCATCGCCCGCGAAATCGCCTGTGCCTACGACCTGGATTACGGCGACCCGGCCGATATTCCGCCACTGCCCGCCGAGGGTGTGGCGCTCCCGGTCACTGTCGAGCCGGAGACCGGCGTCAGCCGGTTCGCGTTGCGGCCGGTAACCGGCATCAATCCGAATGCATTGTCGCCGTGGTGGTTACGCCGGAGGCTGATGCTGTGCGGTATCCGGCCCATCTCACCCGCCGTCGACGTGACCAACTACGTGATGCTCGAGCTCGGCCACCCGATGCATGCACACGATCGCAGCCGCATCAACGGCGAATTCGTGGTGCGGTTCGCCAAGCCGGGGGAGACCGTCGTCACGCTCGACGATATCGAACGCAAACTCGACCCGGCCGACGTGCTGATCGTCGACGATGTCGCGACGGCGGCCATTGGCGGCGTGATGGGCGCGGGCACCACCGAGATCGACGACGACTCGACCGACATCCTGCTGGAAGCGGCGGTATGGGATCCGGCCGCGGTGTCACGGACCATCCGTCGTCTGCACCTGGTCAGCGAGGCGGGCCGGCGCTACGAACGCTCCGTCGACCCCGCCATCTCCGTTGCCGCGGTCGATCGCTGCGCCCGGCTGCTCGCCTCGATCGCCGGTGGCACCATCGAACCCACCCTCACCGACTGGCGCGGGGACCCGCCACGCGACAACTGGTCCCCGCCACCGGTGCGGATCCGCTTCGATCTGCCCGATCAGCTCGCCGGGGTGGAATACGACGGTGGCACCACGGTCAGGCGGTTGACCCAGATCGGCGCCGAGGTGACCGAGGACGAGGCCGACCCGGCCATCCTCGTCGTCACGCCGCCCAGTTGGCGCCCGGATCTGGCGCAGCCCGCCGACCTGGTCGAAGAGGTGCTGCGGCTGGAAGGCCTGGACAAGATCCCGTCGGTGTTGCCCACCGCACCCGCCGGCCGCGGCCTGACCGCGGCGCAGAAGCGGCGACGGGCTGTCGGCAAGGCGCTGGGCCTGTCCGGCTTTGTCGAGGTGCTGCCCACTCCGTTCCTGCCCGCCGGCGTCTTCGACGCCTGGGGCCTGCCGGACCGCGACCCGCGCCGGGTCACCACCACGGTGCTCAATCCGCTGGAGGCCGACCGCCCCAGCCTTGCCACCACGCTGCTACCGGCTCTGCTGGAAGCGCTGTCCCGCAACGTGTCCCGAGGCTTCGGCGACGTCGCGCTGTTCTCCATCGCGCAGGTGGTGTACCCCACCGACCAGACCACGGGTGTCGAGTTGATCCCGACGCACCGCAGGCCGAGCGATGAGGAGATCGCGGCACTGGACGCCTCTCTGCCCAGTCAGCCGGTGCACGTCGGTGCCGTGCTGACGGGGCTGCGCGAGCCCCGCGGACCCTGGGGTCCCGGGCGTGCGGTGGAGGCTGCCGACGCTTTCGAGGCGGTGCGGACCATCGCCCGCGCCTGCGGTGTCGACGTGACGCTGCGCGCAGCGCAGTACCTGCCGTGGCATCCCGGCCGCTGCGCCGAGGTTCTCGTCGACGGGCAGGTGGTCGGCCATGCCGGGCAGCTGCATCCGTCGGTCATCGAGCGCTCCGGGTTGCCGAAGGGCACCTGCGCACTGGAACTGGACCTGGATGCCGTCCCGATCGTCCAGACGCTGCCCGCCCCGCGGGTGTCGCCGTTCCCGGCGGTTTTCCAGGACGTCAGCCTCGTCGTCGCCGGTGATGTCTCCGCTGCGGCGGTGGTGGACGCCGTTCGTGACGGCGCCGGTGAGCTGCTGGAAGATGTTGCACTGTTCGACGTCTACACCGGGCCGCAGATCGGCGCGGACCGCAAGTCGCTGACGCTGGCGCTGCGCTTCCGGGCGCCGGACCGGACGCTGACCGAGGACGAGGCCAGCGCCGCCCGCGATGCGGCGGTGGCTGCGGCTGCCGAGCGGGTCGGCGCCGAGCTGCGGGGCTGA
- the argF gene encoding ornithine carbamoyltransferase, whose amino-acid sequence MSTLRHFLRDDDLNQQEQGEILELAAVLKKEPMSRRPLEGPRGVAVIFDKNSTRTRFSFEVGIAQLGGHAVVVDGRATQLGREETLEDTGRVLSRYVDAIVWRTFAQQRLNAMASAATVPVVNALSDEFHPCQVLADLQTLAERKGSLNGLRMTYFGDGANNMAHSLMLGGVTAGIHVTIAAPAGFEPHPMFVAAAEHRGRQTGATVTLTTDAVAGAKGADVLVTDTWTSMGQENDGLDRVVPFRPFQLNAGLLDHADSDAVVLHCLPAHRGHEITDEVIDGPHSAVWDEAENRLHAQKALLVWLLENR is encoded by the coding sequence ATGAGCACCCTGAGACATTTCCTGCGTGACGACGACCTGAACCAGCAGGAGCAGGGCGAGATCCTGGAACTGGCGGCCGTTCTCAAGAAGGAGCCTATGAGCCGGCGCCCGCTGGAGGGCCCGCGCGGCGTGGCGGTGATCTTCGACAAGAACTCCACTCGCACCCGGTTCTCGTTCGAGGTGGGCATCGCCCAACTCGGCGGGCACGCCGTCGTGGTCGACGGCCGTGCCACCCAGTTGGGTCGAGAAGAGACCCTCGAGGACACCGGTCGGGTGCTGTCCCGCTACGTCGACGCGATCGTCTGGCGAACCTTCGCGCAGCAGCGGCTGAACGCAATGGCCTCCGCGGCAACGGTTCCCGTGGTCAACGCGCTGTCGGACGAGTTCCACCCGTGCCAGGTGCTGGCGGATCTGCAGACCCTGGCCGAGCGCAAGGGCTCGCTGAACGGCCTACGGATGACCTACTTCGGTGACGGCGCCAACAACATGGCGCACTCGCTGATGCTCGGCGGCGTGACCGCGGGCATCCACGTGACAATCGCCGCGCCGGCCGGATTCGAGCCGCACCCGATGTTCGTGGCCGCCGCCGAACACCGTGGCAGGCAGACCGGCGCCACCGTCACACTCACCACCGATGCGGTCGCCGGCGCGAAAGGCGCCGACGTCCTGGTCACCGACACCTGGACGTCGATGGGACAGGAGAACGACGGCCTCGACCGGGTGGTGCCGTTCCGGCCCTTCCAGCTCAACGCCGGCCTTCTCGACCACGCCGACTCCGATGCCGTTGTGCTGCACTGCCTGCCGGCCCACCGGGGACACGAGATCACCGACGAGGTGATCGACGGCCCGCACAGTGCGGTGTGGGACGAGGCCGAGAACCGGCTGCACGCTCAGAAGGCGCTGCTGGTGTGGTTGCTGGAGAACAGGTGA
- the argC gene encoding N-acetyl-gamma-glutamyl-phosphate reductase — protein sequence MTSVAIAGASGYAGGEILRLLLGHPAYADGRLTIGALTAAASAGTQLSEHHPHLLPLAGRVLEPTETEILAGHDVVFLALPHGHSAALAEQLGDDTVIIDCGADFRLTDAGDWQRFYGSEHAGSWPYGLPELPGGRDRLRDATRVAVPGCYPTAALLALLPAVAADLVEPAVTVVAVSGTSGAGRAAKVDLLGSEVIGSARAYNIAGAHRHTPEIAQGLRAVTDRDVTVSFTPVLIPTSRGILATCTARTQASVSEIRTAYEKAYDAEPFIHLLPEGQLPRTGAVIGSNAAQLAVAVDADAGVLVAVCAIDNLVKGTAGAAVQSMNLALGWGETEGLSIVGVAP from the coding sequence ATGACTTCGGTGGCGATTGCCGGCGCCAGCGGCTACGCCGGCGGTGAGATCCTGCGCTTGTTGCTCGGACACCCGGCGTACGCCGACGGCCGCCTGACCATCGGCGCGCTGACCGCCGCCGCCAGTGCGGGCACTCAGCTGTCCGAACATCACCCGCACCTGCTGCCGCTGGCCGGCCGGGTACTCGAGCCCACCGAGACCGAGATCCTGGCTGGCCACGACGTGGTGTTCCTGGCCCTTCCGCACGGCCACTCGGCGGCGCTGGCCGAGCAGCTCGGCGATGACACCGTGATCATCGACTGCGGCGCCGACTTCCGGCTCACCGACGCCGGCGACTGGCAGCGGTTCTATGGTTCGGAGCATGCGGGCAGCTGGCCTTACGGGCTGCCCGAACTGCCCGGTGGGCGGGACCGGCTGCGGGACGCCACCCGCGTCGCTGTACCCGGCTGCTATCCGACCGCAGCGCTGCTCGCGTTGCTGCCCGCGGTCGCCGCCGACCTGGTCGAGCCTGCGGTCACCGTGGTGGCGGTCAGCGGCACCTCCGGCGCGGGCCGCGCTGCCAAGGTCGACCTGCTGGGCTCGGAGGTCATCGGGTCGGCGCGCGCGTACAACATCGCCGGAGCGCACCGGCACACCCCGGAAATCGCGCAGGGCCTGCGGGCGGTCACCGATCGCGACGTCACGGTCTCGTTCACTCCGGTGTTGATCCCGACGTCCCGCGGCATTCTGGCCACCTGCACCGCCCGCACCCAGGCGTCGGTGTCCGAGATCCGCACGGCGTACGAAAAGGCCTATGACGCCGAACCGTTCATCCATCTGCTGCCCGAAGGCCAATTGCCCCGCACCGGTGCCGTGATCGGCAGCAATGCCGCCCAGCTGGCGGTCGCTGTCGACGCCGACGCCGGCGTGCTGGTCGCGGTGTGCGCCATCGACAACTTGGTGAAGGGCACCGCCGGTGCGGCGGTGCAGTCGATGAACCTGGCGCTCGGCTGGGGCGAGACCGAAGGACTGTCGATCGTGGGAGTGGCGCCATGA
- the argB gene encoding acetylglutamate kinase, which yields MTATVNTKATVLAEALPWLKQLNDKIVVIKYGGNAMTDDRLKAAFADDMVFLRNAGIHPVVVHGGGPQISAMLKRLGIEGEFKGGFRVTTPEVLDIARMVLFGQVGRELVNLINAHGPYAVGITGEDAHLLTAVRRGVTVDGVLTDIGLVGDIDHVNSAAVLDLIAAGRIPVISTIAPDTDGVVHNINADTAAAAVAKALGAEKLLMLTDVEGLYTRWPDRDSLVSQIDTVTLAEMLPNLETGMIPKIEACLRAVEGGVPSAHVIDGRVEHCVLVELFTDEGTGTKVMNP from the coding sequence ATGACCGCGACCGTGAACACCAAGGCGACGGTGCTCGCCGAGGCGCTGCCCTGGCTCAAGCAACTGAACGACAAGATCGTTGTCATCAAGTACGGCGGCAACGCCATGACCGACGACCGGCTCAAGGCCGCATTCGCCGACGACATGGTGTTCCTGCGCAACGCCGGTATCCACCCGGTCGTGGTGCACGGCGGCGGTCCGCAGATCAGCGCCATGCTCAAAAGGCTGGGCATCGAAGGAGAATTCAAAGGCGGATTCCGGGTCACAACCCCCGAGGTGCTCGACATCGCCCGGATGGTGCTGTTCGGTCAGGTCGGGCGCGAGCTGGTGAACCTCATCAACGCCCACGGCCCGTATGCGGTCGGCATCACCGGGGAGGACGCACATTTGCTCACCGCGGTACGACGCGGCGTCACCGTCGATGGTGTTCTCACCGACATCGGCCTGGTGGGCGACATCGATCACGTCAACTCCGCTGCCGTCCTGGATCTCATTGCGGCCGGGCGCATTCCGGTGATCTCGACCATCGCGCCCGACACCGACGGTGTGGTGCACAACATCAACGCCGACACCGCCGCAGCTGCGGTGGCCAAAGCCCTTGGCGCCGAGAAGTTGCTGATGCTCACCGACGTCGAAGGCCTCTACACCCGCTGGCCCGACCGGGATTCGCTGGTCAGCCAGATCGACACCGTCACCCTTGCCGAGATGCTGCCCAACTTGGAGACCGGGATGATCCCGAAGATCGAGGCCTGCCTGCGGGCCGTCGAGGGTGGGGTGCCCAGCGCGCACGTGATCGACGGACGGGTCGAACACTGCGTGCTGGTCGAACTTTTCACCGATGAAGGCACCGGAACGAAGGTGATGAACCCGTGA
- the argJ gene encoding bifunctional glutamate N-acetyltransferase/amino-acid acetyltransferase ArgJ: protein MTIGGRERSDLGTGTADQAKLVRTQGVTAPAGFRATGIAAGIKKSGALDLALVLNEGPDCAAAGVFTRNQVKAAPVLWSQQALTTGRLRAVLLNSGGANACTGAGGFQDTHATAEAVAGALSQWGTETGPVEVAVCSTGLIGDRLPMDKVLAGVTEIVHELGGGLTGGDEAARAIMTTDTVPKQVALHHAPETGENWTVGGMAKGAGMLAPSLATMLVVLTTDAVADAAALDTALRRATAKTFDRLDVDGSCSTNDTVLLLASGASEIAPSQDDLDAAVLRVCDDLCAQLQADAEGVTKRIAITVTGAPSDDDAVTAGRIIARDSLVKTALFGSDPNWGRVLAAVGMVPFEIDAQRITVSFNGFPVCIDGAGAQGARDVDLAGPDIEVTVDLKLGGGRATIRTTDLSHAYVEENSAYSS from the coding sequence ATGACAATCGGAGGGCGGGAGCGGAGCGACCTGGGAACGGGCACCGCGGATCAGGCCAAACTGGTTCGTACCCAGGGGGTTACCGCGCCTGCGGGGTTCCGCGCGACCGGAATCGCGGCCGGTATCAAGAAATCCGGCGCGCTCGACCTGGCGCTGGTGTTGAACGAAGGTCCCGACTGTGCAGCCGCAGGGGTGTTCACCCGAAACCAGGTCAAGGCGGCCCCGGTGTTGTGGAGCCAGCAGGCGCTCACCACCGGCCGGCTGCGCGCGGTGTTGTTGAACTCCGGTGGCGCCAACGCCTGTACCGGTGCGGGAGGCTTCCAGGACACCCACGCCACCGCCGAGGCTGTCGCCGGGGCGCTGTCGCAGTGGGGCACCGAGACCGGCCCGGTGGAGGTCGCAGTCTGTTCGACGGGCCTGATCGGCGATCGGCTACCGATGGACAAGGTGCTGGCCGGTGTCACGGAGATCGTCCACGAACTCGGTGGTGGGCTGACCGGCGGTGATGAGGCCGCGCGGGCCATCATGACCACCGACACCGTCCCGAAACAGGTTGCCCTGCACCATGCCCCGGAAACGGGGGAGAACTGGACCGTCGGCGGCATGGCCAAGGGTGCGGGCATGCTGGCCCCGTCGCTGGCGACGATGCTGGTGGTGCTGACCACCGACGCGGTGGCCGACGCCGCCGCGCTGGACACCGCGTTGCGCCGGGCCACCGCCAAGACCTTCGACCGCCTCGACGTCGACGGCAGCTGCTCGACCAATGACACGGTGCTGCTGCTGGCCTCCGGCGCCAGTGAGATCGCGCCCAGCCAGGACGATCTGGACGCGGCCGTGCTGCGGGTGTGCGACGACCTTTGCGCGCAGCTGCAGGCCGATGCCGAAGGCGTGACCAAGCGCATCGCGATCACCGTCACGGGGGCACCCAGTGACGACGACGCGGTGACCGCAGGCCGGATCATCGCGCGCGACAGCCTGGTCAAGACGGCGCTGTTCGGCTCCGACCCGAACTGGGGACGGGTGCTCGCCGCCGTCGGGATGGTGCCGTTCGAGATCGACGCCCAGCGGATCACCGTGTCGTTCAACGGTTTCCCGGTGTGCATCGACGGGGCCGGCGCCCAGGGGGCCCGCGATGTGGACCTGGCGGGCCCGGACATCGAGGTGACTGTCGATCTCAAGCTCGGCGGCGGGCGCGCGACCATCCGCACCACCGACCTGTCGCACGCGTACGTCGAGGAGAACTCGGCCTACAGCTCATGA
- a CDS encoding acetylornithine transaminase: MTLTERWKSVMMDNYGTPPLALASGDGAVVTDENGKTYLDLLGGIAVNILGHRHPAIIDAVTTQLNTLGHTSNLYATEPGIALAEALVDQLGAPARAFFCNSGTEANEVAFKITRLTGRTKLVAAQNAFHGRTMGSLALTGQPAKQAPFEPLPGFVTHVPYGDVDALAAAVGDDTAAVFLEPIMGEGGVVVPPEGYLVAAREITSRHGALLVLDEVQTGVGRTGAFFAHQHDGITPDIVTLAKGLGGGLPIGACLAIGPTADLLTPGLHGSTFGGNPVCTAAALAVLTVLAHDDLVTRADVLGKTLSHGIEALGHPLVDHVRGRGLLRGVVLTAPQGKIVETAARDAGFLVNAAAPDVVRLAPPLIITEAQIDSFLHALPAILDEAAR, encoded by the coding sequence GTGACGCTGACCGAGCGTTGGAAGTCCGTCATGATGGACAACTACGGCACCCCGCCGTTGGCATTGGCCAGCGGCGACGGCGCCGTCGTCACCGACGAGAACGGCAAGACCTACCTCGATCTGCTCGGCGGCATCGCTGTCAACATCCTCGGCCACCGCCACCCGGCGATCATCGACGCGGTCACCACCCAGCTCAACACGCTGGGGCACACCTCGAACCTGTATGCGACCGAGCCGGGTATCGCGCTGGCCGAAGCGCTGGTCGACCAGCTCGGCGCGCCGGCGCGGGCGTTCTTCTGCAACTCCGGCACCGAGGCCAACGAGGTCGCCTTCAAGATCACCCGGCTGACCGGCCGCACGAAACTCGTTGCCGCCCAGAACGCCTTCCACGGCCGCACGATGGGCTCGCTCGCGTTGACCGGCCAGCCCGCCAAGCAGGCGCCGTTCGAACCGCTGCCCGGCTTCGTCACTCACGTGCCCTACGGCGATGTCGATGCGCTCGCAGCAGCTGTCGGCGATGACACCGCGGCGGTCTTCCTGGAGCCCATCATGGGCGAAGGCGGCGTGGTGGTGCCGCCCGAGGGCTATCTGGTCGCCGCACGCGAGATCACCAGCCGCCACGGCGCACTGCTGGTGCTCGACGAGGTGCAGACCGGTGTCGGGCGCACCGGTGCGTTCTTCGCTCACCAGCACGACGGCATCACACCCGACATCGTCACGCTGGCAAAGGGACTCGGCGGCGGGCTGCCGATCGGGGCCTGCCTGGCCATCGGCCCGACCGCCGACCTGTTGACCCCCGGCCTACACGGCAGCACCTTCGGTGGCAACCCGGTGTGCACCGCGGCCGCCCTGGCGGTGCTCACGGTGCTTGCCCACGACGACCTGGTCACCCGCGCCGACGTCCTCGGCAAGACGCTGAGCCACGGCATCGAAGCGCTGGGCCACCCGTTGGTCGACCATGTCCGGGGACGGGGTCTGTTGCGCGGTGTGGTGCTGACCGCGCCGCAGGGCAAGATCGTCGAAACCGCCGCCCGTGACGCCGGTTTCCTGGTCAACGCCGCCGCACCCGACGTGGTGCGACTGGCCCCGCCGCTGATCATCACCGAAGCGCAGATCGACAGTTTCCTGCACGCACTACCCGCGATCCTGGACGAGGCGGCCCGATGA
- a CDS encoding FMN-binding glutamate synthase family protein translates to MLRALAVTSLWLVALAAAGLALACSPWWWLIAAPLVAIAALGTWDLLQTRHTLLRSYPVLAHARWLAEAMRPEIRQYFIESNTEASPFDRETRDMVYERAKGTKSDEPFGTERDVNALGYEFLRHSLRAHFASELAPRVRLGGPDCAQPYDIALLNVSAMSFGALSGNAIEALNGGAARGGFAHDTGEGGISPYHLKHGGDLIWEIGSGYFGCRDAGGHFDAALFEEKAAGPTVKAISIKLSQGAKPGLGGVLPGAKVSAEIAATRGVPIGQTVVSPPAHTAFRTPLEMMHFIATLRSLSGGKPVGFKLCIGARTEFLSICKAMLHTGITPDFIIVDGAEGGTGAAPQEFEDHVGMPLTEGLMLVHNSLVGTGLRGHIRIGASGKVASGVDIVSRICQGADFTMSARAMMFAIGCIQAMKCNTNRCPTGVATQDNARARALYVPDKTERVVNFQRATVASAAQIVASMGLNGFDELEPSMLNRRIEGQRTRTYAEIYDWLMPGELLDDPPESWRSDWIEACAEEFR, encoded by the coding sequence ATGCTCAGAGCCCTCGCCGTCACATCCCTGTGGCTGGTGGCACTGGCCGCCGCGGGGCTCGCGCTGGCATGCAGTCCCTGGTGGTGGCTGATTGCGGCGCCGCTGGTGGCGATCGCGGCGTTGGGCACCTGGGACCTGCTTCAGACCCGGCACACCCTGCTGCGGTCCTACCCGGTGCTCGCGCACGCCCGCTGGCTGGCCGAGGCGATGCGCCCCGAGATCAGGCAGTACTTCATCGAGTCGAACACCGAGGCCAGTCCGTTCGATCGAGAGACCCGCGACATGGTCTACGAACGGGCGAAGGGCACCAAGAGTGATGAGCCGTTCGGCACCGAACGGGACGTCAACGCGCTGGGCTACGAATTCCTCCGCCACTCCTTGCGGGCTCACTTCGCGTCCGAACTGGCACCCCGGGTGCGGCTGGGCGGTCCGGACTGCGCGCAGCCTTACGACATCGCGCTGTTGAACGTCTCGGCGATGAGCTTCGGTGCGCTGTCGGGCAATGCGATCGAGGCCCTCAACGGCGGCGCCGCCCGCGGCGGATTCGCCCACGACACCGGTGAGGGCGGTATCAGCCCCTATCACCTCAAGCACGGCGGCGACCTTATCTGGGAGATCGGCTCCGGCTATTTCGGGTGCCGCGACGCCGGTGGGCACTTCGACGCCGCACTGTTCGAGGAGAAGGCGGCCGGGCCGACGGTGAAAGCGATCTCGATCAAGCTGTCTCAGGGCGCCAAGCCCGGCCTCGGCGGGGTGCTGCCCGGCGCCAAGGTCAGCGCGGAGATCGCCGCCACCCGTGGCGTGCCGATCGGGCAGACGGTGGTGTCGCCGCCGGCACACACCGCCTTCAGAACCCCGCTGGAGATGATGCATTTCATCGCAACGCTGCGAAGCCTGTCCGGCGGTAAACCGGTCGGATTCAAACTCTGCATCGGTGCGCGCACCGAATTCCTGTCGATCTGCAAGGCGATGCTGCACACCGGGATCACGCCGGACTTCATCATTGTCGATGGCGCTGAGGGCGGAACCGGGGCGGCGCCACAGGAATTCGAGGATCACGTCGGAATGCCGCTGACCGAGGGTCTGATGCTGGTGCACAACTCCCTTGTCGGGACTGGGTTGCGCGGCCACATCAGGATCGGGGCCTCGGGCAAGGTCGCCAGCGGGGTCGACATCGTCAGCCGCATCTGCCAGGGTGCGGACTTCACGATGTCCGCCCGGGCGATGATGTTCGCGATCGGGTGCATTCAGGCGATGAAGTGCAACACCAACAGATGTCCGACCGGTGTGGCCACCCAGGACAACGCCAGGGCCCGGGCGCTCTACGTTCCCGACAAGACCGAGCGCGTGGTCAACTTCCAACGCGCGACGGTGGCCAGCGCCGCTCAGATCGTCGCCTCGATGGGACTCAACGGATTCGACGAGCTGGAGCCGTCGATGCTCAACCGCCGCATCGAGGGTCAGCGCACCCGCACCTACGCCGAGATCTACGACTGGCTGATGCCCGGGGAGCTGCTCGACGATCCACCGGAGTCGTGGCGGTCGGACTGGATCGAGGCGTGCGCCGAGGAGTTCCGCTAG
- the pheS gene encoding phenylalanine--tRNA ligase subunit alpha — protein sequence MGSQPVDLSQESLTDAVSAARLAFEEAADLDALARAKTDHLGDRAPLALARQALATLPKADRAEAGKLVNVARGDAQRSYDERLAVLRAERDAAVLVAEAIDVTLPSTRQPVGARHPITILAEHVADTFIAMGWELAEGPEVETEQFNFDALNFPPDHPARSESDTFHIAPEGSRQLLRTHTSPVQVRTLLDRELPVYIVSIGRTFRTDELDSTHTPVFHQVEGLAVDRGLTMAHLRGTLDAFARSEFGEGARTRMRPHFFPFTEPSAEVDIWFPNKKGGPGWVEWGGCGMVNPNVLRAAGIDPEVYSGFAFGMGLERTLQFRNGIPDMRDMVEGDVRFSLPFGVGV from the coding sequence GTGGGTTCCCAACCCGTCGACTTGTCGCAGGAATCGCTGACCGACGCCGTCAGCGCGGCCCGGCTCGCCTTCGAAGAGGCGGCCGACCTGGACGCGCTGGCTCGCGCCAAGACTGATCACCTTGGCGACCGCGCGCCGCTCGCACTGGCCCGTCAGGCGCTGGCGACACTACCGAAGGCCGACCGCGCCGAGGCGGGCAAGCTGGTGAACGTCGCCCGTGGCGACGCCCAGCGCAGCTACGACGAGCGACTGGCGGTGCTGCGCGCCGAACGTGACGCGGCGGTCTTGGTTGCCGAGGCCATCGACGTGACGCTGCCTTCGACACGGCAGCCCGTCGGGGCGCGGCACCCGATCACCATCCTGGCCGAGCACGTCGCCGACACGTTCATCGCGATGGGCTGGGAGCTGGCCGAAGGCCCCGAGGTCGAGACCGAGCAATTCAACTTCGATGCGCTGAACTTTCCGCCCGACCACCCGGCCCGCAGCGAGTCCGATACGTTCCACATCGCCCCGGAGGGTTCGCGCCAGCTGCTGCGCACCCACACCTCCCCGGTGCAGGTGCGCACGCTGCTCGACCGGGAGCTGCCGGTCTACATCGTGTCGATCGGGCGTACGTTCCGCACCGACGAGCTGGACTCCACCCACACCCCGGTCTTCCATCAGGTGGAGGGGCTCGCGGTGGATCGCGGGCTGACCATGGCCCACCTGCGCGGCACGCTGGACGCGTTCGCACGCTCCGAGTTCGGCGAGGGCGCCCGCACTCGGATGCGGCCGCACTTCTTCCCGTTCACCGAACCATCGGCCGAGGTGGACATCTGGTTCCCGAACAAGAAGGGCGGCCCCGGTTGGGTCGAGTGGGGTGGCTGCGGCATGGTCAATCCGAACGTGTTGCGCGCCGCGGGTATTGATCCGGAGGTCTACTCGGGCTTCGCATTCGGGATGGGCCTCGAGCGCACGCTGCAATTCCGCAACGGCATCCCCGACATGCGCGACATGGTCGAAGGCGACGTGCGGTTCTCGCTGCCGTTCGGGGTCGGAGTCTGA